A region from the Kribbella shirazensis genome encodes:
- a CDS encoding HAD-IIB family hydrolase yields MTGPLRYPWLVTDLDGTLVDRDLRIPQRNLDAIARYQAAGGVVTIATGRNERSARRYHEQLGLDTPMILYNGARVVDVATGNRLLDLRLDAAWPVVERHGLPDLPATVGVVGFHDLDAYLLKPARALAEYARRDQIELRNSPLPGCPTKLMLIGESPDDLTGVPETITRALPGVRLVSSEKTYLEVLPAAADKGSALRELAARSGVPLETIAAIGDNPNDLELIRTAGLGAAVGDGHADLLHTADVTVAPCSQGAVADFVNSYLMPPRPGRKVLR; encoded by the coding sequence ATGACGGGCCCGCTGCGCTATCCGTGGCTCGTCACCGATCTCGACGGCACCCTGGTCGACCGCGATCTGCGCATCCCGCAGCGCAACCTCGACGCCATCGCGCGGTACCAGGCGGCCGGTGGCGTCGTCACGATCGCCACCGGCCGCAACGAGAGGTCGGCCCGGCGGTACCACGAACAGCTGGGGCTCGACACCCCGATGATCCTCTACAACGGCGCCCGCGTGGTCGACGTTGCCACGGGCAACCGCCTGCTCGACCTGCGGCTCGACGCCGCGTGGCCCGTCGTCGAACGGCACGGCCTGCCGGACCTGCCCGCGACGGTCGGAGTGGTGGGCTTCCACGACCTCGATGCCTACCTGCTGAAACCCGCACGCGCGCTGGCCGAGTACGCCCGGCGTGACCAGATCGAGCTGCGGAACTCGCCGCTGCCCGGGTGTCCGACCAAGCTGATGCTCATCGGCGAGAGCCCCGACGACCTGACCGGCGTACCCGAGACGATCACCCGGGCCTTGCCCGGCGTACGACTCGTCAGCTCGGAGAAGACCTACCTCGAGGTCCTCCCGGCGGCCGCGGACAAGGGCAGCGCGCTCCGCGAGTTGGCCGCTCGCTCCGGCGTGCCCCTGGAGACCATCGCAGCCATCGGCGACAACCCCAACGACCTCGAACTCATCCGCACCGCGGGCCTCGGCGCGGCCGTCGGCGACGGCCACGCCGACCTCCTGCACACCGCCGACGTCACGGTGGCGCCCTGCTCCCAGGGCGCCGTCGCAGACTTCGTCAACTCCTACCTCATGCCACCGCGTCCTGGGCGGAAGGTCTTGCGGTAG
- a CDS encoding ATP-binding cassette domain-containing protein — protein sequence MPSIALQSVSKSYAVGPLAVDNLDLTIPDGSFTCLLGPSGCGKTTTLRMIAGLEHPTAGSITVGDRVLDSVADGTFVPTERRGMGLVFQNYALWPHLTVARNVEFGLKVQKVPGPERKARVEAALKMMRIDGAADRYPSQLSGGQQQRVSLARMLAVNPSVLLLDEPLSNLDATLRLEMRAELKRLHEETGHTIVFVTHDQLEAMTMATQVAVMKDGVLQQLAPPMDVYHRPANTFVAAFVGSPPMNLAPCDEDGTGLGAVILHHLAAAHPHDLPRIHTVGVRPEAIKVVDADHPANDKEWVFDGQVRAVLPTGAAWTVSLTVGATELYLVSTDEVAATTGDTIRCAVKTKAVHLFGADGNRLELETARAEAAEWIS from the coding sequence GTGCCCAGCATCGCGCTGCAATCCGTCAGCAAGTCGTACGCCGTCGGACCACTCGCCGTCGACAACCTGGACCTCACGATCCCCGACGGGTCCTTCACCTGTCTGCTCGGGCCTTCGGGCTGCGGCAAGACCACCACCCTGCGGATGATCGCCGGCCTCGAGCACCCGACCGCCGGCTCGATCACCGTCGGCGACCGCGTCCTGGACTCCGTTGCCGACGGCACCTTCGTGCCGACCGAACGGCGCGGCATGGGTCTGGTGTTCCAGAACTACGCCCTCTGGCCGCACCTGACGGTGGCCCGTAACGTCGAGTTCGGGCTGAAGGTCCAGAAGGTGCCGGGTCCGGAGCGCAAGGCCCGGGTCGAGGCCGCGCTGAAGATGATGCGCATCGACGGCGCCGCGGACCGCTACCCGTCGCAGCTGTCCGGCGGCCAGCAACAGCGCGTCTCACTCGCCCGGATGCTCGCAGTGAATCCGTCGGTGTTGTTGCTCGACGAGCCGCTGTCCAACCTGGACGCGACGCTGCGGCTCGAGATGCGTGCCGAGCTGAAGCGCCTGCACGAGGAGACCGGTCACACGATCGTGTTCGTCACGCACGACCAGCTCGAGGCGATGACCATGGCCACCCAGGTCGCCGTGATGAAGGACGGCGTACTGCAACAGCTCGCGCCGCCGATGGACGTCTACCACCGGCCGGCCAACACCTTCGTGGCCGCGTTCGTCGGCAGCCCCCCGATGAACCTCGCCCCGTGCGACGAGGACGGCACCGGACTCGGCGCCGTGATCCTGCACCACCTCGCCGCCGCGCACCCGCACGACCTGCCACGGATCCACACGGTCGGTGTCCGCCCCGAGGCGATCAAGGTCGTGGACGCGGACCATCCGGCCAACGACAAGGAGTGGGTGTTCGACGGCCAGGTCCGCGCCGTCCTGCCGACCGGAGCCGCTTGGACGGTCTCGCTCACCGTCGGCGCCACCGAGCTCTACCTCGTGTCCACCGACGAAGTGGCGGCGACGACCGGCGACACGATCCGGTGTGCCGTGAAGACGAAGGCAGTGCACCTGTTCGGTGCCGACGGCAATCGTCTGGAGCTGGAGACGGCCCGGGCCGAGGCGGCCGAATGGATCAGCTGA
- a CDS encoding inositol monophosphatase family protein gives MTTTAGSHDRAASARHLLDVATEAVQLVADDLRAAFRTRVDVEYKRDRHDPVTEHDQRAERAIAELLTAKVSGSSVVGEEGGARSGPGDVTWYVDPIDGTANFAHGLAFFCTSVGAVVDGEVVAGAILDPVADQLFTADLTGAWRNGQPLRSRGVVDEADALLITSYPNARALEPDRTAALDRFGRLVTDYGTVRRPGSAALSLCHVAAGWADAALGTSVSAWDVCAGQLVVRQAGGIYQAFGGDGWDQPGYVAHTSDLRAAALHRFVAHWPAEVTR, from the coding sequence ATGACCACCACCGCAGGTAGCCACGACCGGGCGGCCTCTGCGCGACACCTGCTCGACGTCGCCACCGAAGCGGTCCAGCTCGTCGCCGACGACCTGCGCGCCGCCTTCCGCACTCGCGTCGACGTCGAGTACAAGCGCGACCGGCACGATCCCGTGACCGAACACGACCAGCGGGCCGAGCGGGCGATCGCCGAACTCCTCACCGCGAAGGTCTCCGGCAGTTCGGTGGTCGGCGAGGAGGGCGGCGCGCGCTCCGGACCCGGTGACGTCACGTGGTACGTCGACCCGATCGACGGTACGGCGAACTTCGCGCACGGCCTGGCCTTCTTCTGTACGTCGGTCGGCGCGGTGGTGGACGGCGAGGTGGTGGCCGGGGCGATCCTCGATCCGGTCGCCGATCAGCTCTTCACCGCGGATCTGACCGGTGCCTGGCGCAACGGACAACCGCTGCGCTCACGCGGCGTGGTGGACGAGGCCGACGCACTGCTCATCACGAGCTACCCGAACGCCCGCGCTTTGGAACCGGACCGTACCGCCGCGCTCGATCGCTTCGGCAGGCTCGTCACCGACTACGGCACAGTTCGCCGCCCCGGGAGCGCCGCGCTCAGCCTGTGTCATGTCGCCGCAGGATGGGCCGACGCCGCGCTCGGTACGTCGGTGAGCGCGTGGGACGTCTGCGCCGGGCAACTCGTCGTACGGCAGGCGGGCGGCATCTACCAGGCCTTCGGCGGCGACGGCTGGGACCAGCCGGGGTACGTCGCGCACACGTCCGACTTGCGGGCCGCGGCGCTCCACCGCTTCGTCGCGCACTGGCCGGCCGAGGTGACGCGATGA
- a CDS encoding GntR family transcriptional regulator translates to MQSLDQLISVDRSSPVPLYFQVAQRLQDLIEAGEIPSGTRLDNEIVLAGQLGLSRPTVRQAMQYLVEKGLLNRRRGVGTSVINNRVRRKVEMSSLFEDLERAGRRPRTDVLECRVVPAPEKVAAALALPPGTDVLSLRRLRYADDVPLAILRNHVRADLGVTAEGLAERGLYQLLRAAGTEVTAADQTVGARKATPEEAELLGESGDATLLKLHRVAFDRTGRPVEFGRDLYRASMYSIDISVRSD, encoded by the coding sequence ATGCAGAGTCTGGATCAGCTGATCTCGGTGGATCGGTCGAGTCCGGTGCCGCTGTACTTCCAGGTCGCGCAGCGGTTGCAGGATCTGATCGAGGCCGGTGAGATCCCGTCCGGGACCCGCCTCGACAACGAGATCGTGCTCGCCGGGCAGCTCGGGCTGTCCCGGCCGACCGTCCGCCAGGCGATGCAGTATCTGGTGGAGAAGGGGCTGCTCAACCGCCGCCGTGGCGTCGGCACCTCCGTCATCAACAATCGCGTCCGGCGCAAGGTCGAGATGAGCAGCCTGTTCGAGGATCTCGAGCGGGCCGGGCGCCGGCCGCGCACCGACGTCCTGGAATGCCGGGTCGTGCCCGCGCCGGAGAAGGTCGCCGCGGCGCTCGCCCTTCCTCCTGGCACGGACGTGCTGTCGCTGCGGCGGTTGCGGTACGCCGACGACGTACCGCTGGCGATCCTGCGCAACCACGTCCGCGCCGATCTCGGGGTGACCGCCGAAGGCCTCGCCGAGCGGGGTCTGTACCAACTGCTCCGCGCCGCGGGCACCGAGGTCACCGCCGCCGATCAGACCGTCGGCGCGCGGAAGGCGACACCGGAGGAGGCCGAGCTGCTCGGCGAATCCGGAGACGCCACCCTGCTGAAACTGCACCGCGTGGCCTTCGACCGGACCGGGCGCCCGGTCGAGTTCGGCCGGGACCTCTACCGCGCCTCGATGTACTCGATCGACATCTCGGTGCGCTCGGACTGA
- a CDS encoding inorganic phosphate transporter gives MPKEADIAVLLILAAVVFVFICGANDGGSLLTLAIRHRGASASLALGLLAGAVVTGPAVFGLSVATTFTDGLIAAPGRTAELTFLAGTGVTIAVVLILTWSGIPTSITLALLGAIAGAALGLGAAPAWNRLGLVLVLGAAAPVAGLVVAYLLGRVTARARLARAGRWTGLLQLLAFGAQCLAYAANDGQKMFAVVTMTAAGAGHPVVLTGHVVPVLVIGAVFAAGAVASLRRVGRGAGLKLVRIRPGHVIAAEVASSAAVFGSAGLGVPVSMTQAAAGGLIGAGLNDGPRSVRWQFAVPLVVAWAVTLPTALVGGLIAGLLLRGV, from the coding sequence GTGCCGAAGGAGGCTGACATCGCGGTCCTGCTGATCCTCGCCGCCGTCGTGTTCGTCTTCATCTGCGGGGCCAACGACGGCGGATCCCTGCTGACGCTGGCGATCCGGCATCGCGGCGCCTCCGCGAGTCTGGCCCTCGGGCTGCTGGCCGGCGCGGTCGTGACCGGCCCGGCCGTCTTCGGGCTGAGCGTCGCGACGACGTTCACCGACGGCCTGATCGCGGCGCCCGGCCGGACCGCCGAACTGACCTTCCTGGCCGGCACCGGTGTCACCATCGCGGTCGTCCTGATCCTGACCTGGAGCGGTATCCCGACGAGCATCACGCTGGCCTTGCTCGGTGCGATCGCCGGCGCGGCGCTCGGCCTGGGGGCGGCGCCCGCGTGGAACCGGCTGGGACTCGTGCTGGTTCTCGGAGCGGCGGCGCCGGTGGCCGGGCTGGTCGTTGCCTACCTGCTCGGCCGGGTGACCGCGCGGGCGCGACTGGCCCGAGCCGGCCGGTGGACCGGGCTCCTGCAGTTGCTCGCGTTCGGCGCGCAATGCCTGGCGTACGCCGCCAACGACGGGCAGAAAATGTTCGCGGTGGTCACGATGACCGCGGCGGGCGCGGGGCATCCGGTCGTCCTGACTGGCCACGTCGTACCGGTGCTTGTGATCGGGGCGGTGTTCGCCGCCGGTGCCGTGGCGAGTTTGCGCCGGGTCGGACGCGGCGCCGGGCTCAAGCTGGTCAGGATCCGGCCGGGGCATGTGATCGCCGCGGAGGTGGCGTCATCGGCTGCGGTGTTCGGGTCGGCCGGTCTCGGCGTACCGGTGAGCATGACCCAGGCCGCCGCCGGCGGCCTGATCGGAGCGGGACTCAACGACGGCCCACGGTCCGTCCGGTGGCAGTTCGCAGTACCGCTCGTGGTCGCCTGGGCCGTGACGCTTCCGACCGCACTCGTCGGCGGTCTGATCGCCGGTCTACTGCTGAGGGGAGTCTGA
- a CDS encoding ABC transporter permease, whose protein sequence is MAISATPSARHVRRWRYRLSVARHEPTFLIGLLLTAVLLYLIVAPLVAVLSDAGRVQFGDESKTGQQAGELTGYYLWRVFRSQVSSILFWKPLLNTLVVAVGVTAVALLVGGLCAFLLTRTDVPGRKWLSTALVVPYMLPSWTFALAWLALFKNDRSGGQVGILEARGIHTPDWLAYGAVPIIICLGLHYFPFVLLLFGNALRRLDSQLEDSARILGARRRTVLGRITLPLMMPSLSSSVLLVFGRILGTFGTPYILGLPVDYNLLSTSLFAAVRNHEPGTTAVVATVIVVIGVGVVIADSRLLREQRRFVTVGGKGAMDRIIALGRHRWTAATAAIGVFALSVVVPVLTLALSTVTVTPGVFRADNFTWKYWIAKDLPGAPGFPHGVLRGTELLDAAWNSLRIVGLAALACGVLGLLIGYVVVRADGSRIATVLRQVSFLPYLVPGIAFAAAFLSLFAVRRGPIPALYGSVVLLVIVLAVTHLPYASRSGISAMTQLGREPEEAAQVTGAGWFRRIRTIVMPIQKGSLATGIVLPFISGIKELSIVIMLTTTGTQLLTTLSINLIDFAYDQMANAVVLVIALVAFLATYLTQRLTRTSLASGLGG, encoded by the coding sequence ATGGCCATCTCTGCTACGCCGTCCGCCAGGCATGTCCGGCGGTGGCGGTACCGGCTCAGCGTCGCCCGGCACGAGCCGACCTTCCTCATCGGTCTCCTGCTCACAGCTGTTCTGCTGTACCTGATCGTCGCGCCACTGGTCGCCGTCCTGTCCGATGCCGGGCGGGTCCAGTTCGGCGACGAGTCCAAGACAGGTCAGCAGGCCGGCGAGCTGACCGGCTACTACCTGTGGCGCGTCTTCCGGTCACAGGTCAGCTCGATCCTGTTCTGGAAACCGCTCCTCAACACCCTCGTCGTGGCGGTCGGCGTCACGGCGGTCGCGCTGCTGGTCGGCGGTCTCTGCGCGTTCCTGCTGACCCGCACCGACGTCCCCGGACGCAAGTGGCTGTCGACAGCACTCGTGGTTCCGTACATGCTGCCGTCCTGGACCTTCGCGCTGGCCTGGCTGGCGCTGTTCAAGAACGACCGCTCGGGCGGACAGGTCGGGATCCTCGAGGCGCGCGGCATCCACACACCGGACTGGCTGGCGTACGGCGCCGTACCGATCATCATCTGCCTGGGGCTGCACTACTTCCCGTTCGTGTTGCTGCTGTTCGGCAACGCGTTGCGGCGGCTCGACTCGCAACTCGAAGACTCGGCCAGGATCCTCGGCGCGCGCCGGCGTACCGTCCTCGGCCGGATCACGCTGCCGCTGATGATGCCCTCGCTGTCGTCGTCGGTGCTGCTGGTCTTCGGCCGGATCCTCGGCACCTTCGGTACGCCGTACATTCTCGGGCTGCCCGTCGACTACAACCTGCTGTCCACGTCGTTGTTCGCGGCGGTCCGCAACCACGAACCGGGAACCACCGCGGTCGTCGCGACCGTCATCGTCGTCATCGGCGTCGGGGTCGTGATCGCCGACTCGCGACTGCTGCGCGAGCAACGACGGTTCGTCACCGTCGGCGGCAAGGGCGCGATGGACCGCATCATCGCGCTCGGCCGGCATCGCTGGACGGCGGCGACCGCGGCGATCGGCGTCTTCGCACTCAGCGTCGTGGTGCCGGTCCTGACGCTGGCGCTGTCGACCGTCACCGTCACGCCGGGCGTCTTCCGCGCCGACAACTTCACCTGGAAGTACTGGATCGCGAAGGACCTACCGGGCGCCCCGGGCTTCCCGCACGGCGTGCTGCGGGGCACCGAGCTCCTCGACGCGGCCTGGAACAGCCTGCGGATCGTCGGCCTGGCAGCCCTCGCCTGCGGCGTCCTCGGCCTGCTGATCGGGTACGTCGTTGTGCGCGCGGACGGATCGAGGATCGCGACCGTACTGCGCCAGGTCAGCTTCCTGCCGTACCTGGTTCCGGGGATCGCGTTCGCGGCCGCCTTCCTGTCGCTGTTCGCGGTCCGCAGAGGGCCGATCCCGGCGCTGTACGGCTCGGTCGTGCTGCTCGTCATCGTCCTCGCGGTCACCCATCTTCCGTACGCGTCCCGCTCGGGTATCAGCGCGATGACCCAGCTCGGCCGCGAACCGGAGGAGGCGGCCCAGGTCACCGGGGCCGGCTGGTTCCGGCGGATCCGCACGATCGTGATGCCGATCCAGAAGGGTTCGCTGGCGACCGGGATCGTGCTGCCGTTCATCTCCGGCATCAAGGAGCTGAGCATCGTGATCATGCTGACCACGACCGGGACCCAGCTACTGACCACGCTGTCCATCAACCTGATCGACTTCGCCTACGACCAGATGGCCAACGCGGTCGTCCTGGTCATCGCGCTGGTCGCGTTCCTGGCGACCTACCTCACCCAACGACTGACCAGGACCAGCCTGGCGTCCGGACTCGGAGGCTAG
- a CDS encoding DUF47 family protein, whose amino-acid sequence MKLRRLFGDLTGRTHHRVVDLLQAQLTAALAGGALAVRMTAGELSTEQARTEMARIEHDGDSQRAALVAELSKALTTPIDREDLYRLSRSVDDVLDNLRDLVRETDLYSVRPDPADVEILTTVAEGLELLRNAVAAVIDRPAEVRRTAVAARKCSGRVRQLYQSALAALFLRELSTDVLKRRELLRRLDIVGLRLGECADALSDAMLKRSH is encoded by the coding sequence GTGAAGCTTCGACGGCTGTTCGGCGACCTGACGGGCCGCACGCATCATCGGGTCGTGGATCTCCTGCAGGCACAGCTGACCGCGGCGCTCGCCGGTGGTGCGCTCGCTGTCCGCATGACCGCGGGCGAGTTGAGCACGGAGCAGGCACGAACCGAGATGGCCCGCATCGAGCACGACGGTGACTCGCAGCGCGCGGCACTGGTCGCGGAGCTGTCGAAGGCGCTCACCACACCGATCGACCGCGAGGACCTGTACCGCCTGTCCCGCTCGGTCGACGACGTCCTGGACAACCTGAGGGACCTCGTCCGCGAGACGGACCTCTACTCGGTGCGGCCCGACCCGGCGGACGTGGAGATCCTGACCACTGTTGCCGAGGGCCTCGAGTTGCTGCGGAACGCCGTTGCCGCGGTCATCGATCGGCCGGCCGAGGTACGACGTACCGCGGTGGCTGCTCGCAAGTGTTCAGGGCGGGTCCGTCAGCTGTACCAGTCCGCGCTCGCTGCCTTGTTCCTCCGGGAACTGTCGACCGACGTCCTGAAGCGGCGCGAGCTGCTCCGGCGGCTCGACATCGTCGGGCTCCGGCTGGGGGAGTGCGCGGACGCCTTGTCCGACGCGATGCTCAAGCGCAGCCACTGA
- a CDS encoding phytase, which yields MFPVRTARRSSLPVALALGLVLPAVLLPVAPAAGSTAGSIDEVEAVVETPAQFDDDAGGNADADDPAIWRNNSHPSRSLVITTAKEGGLKVYNLSGAQVQALPVPPAPAPGLETGRFNNVDLLYGVRFPDGNADVAVVSDRGRDRVRLYRINPGNATAPLTDVTATTVPRVFSATEEEVEDQNTVYGLASYTDRSTGRHFAIVSRRNNTTLKLLELKVAGSTMEYTPVRSYNLPASFTLPNGTQWAPCDEPGSTPQVEGMVVDVHTGKLYAGQEDVGIWKISATLTGSATLVDKVREFGIPGTYDPETDECTAGADPGYGGRHVAADVEGLTIFDDGDGEGYLLASSQGNNTFVAYDREGSNPYLTNFRVAPGSTVDGSEECDGAMVSSASFGSAYPDGLLVVQDGFNAPDVIGDDGEPRANTNFKFVSWDDVADETGLDD from the coding sequence GTGTTCCCTGTTCGCACCGCCCGCCGAAGTTCGCTGCCCGTCGCGCTGGCCCTCGGGCTCGTGCTCCCCGCCGTACTGCTGCCGGTCGCACCCGCTGCCGGTTCCACCGCCGGCTCGATCGACGAGGTGGAGGCCGTCGTGGAGACGCCCGCCCAGTTCGACGACGACGCCGGCGGCAACGCCGACGCCGACGATCCGGCCATCTGGCGCAACAACTCCCACCCGTCGAGAAGCCTGGTGATCACGACGGCCAAGGAGGGCGGCCTGAAGGTGTACAACCTGTCCGGCGCCCAGGTCCAGGCACTTCCGGTACCGCCCGCGCCGGCGCCCGGCCTGGAGACGGGACGCTTCAACAACGTCGATCTCCTGTACGGCGTGCGGTTCCCGGACGGCAACGCCGACGTGGCGGTCGTCTCGGACCGAGGCCGGGACCGGGTCCGCCTGTACCGGATCAACCCCGGCAACGCCACCGCACCGTTGACCGACGTCACCGCGACGACCGTGCCGCGGGTCTTCTCCGCCACCGAGGAAGAGGTGGAGGACCAGAACACGGTGTACGGACTCGCCTCCTACACCGACAGGTCGACCGGAAGGCACTTCGCGATCGTCAGCCGCCGCAACAACACGACGCTCAAGCTGCTGGAGCTCAAGGTGGCCGGATCGACGATGGAGTACACGCCGGTGCGCAGCTACAACCTGCCGGCGTCCTTCACCTTGCCGAACGGCACCCAGTGGGCGCCGTGTGACGAGCCGGGCTCGACTCCACAGGTCGAGGGCATGGTGGTCGACGTCCACACCGGCAAGCTGTATGCCGGCCAGGAGGACGTCGGCATCTGGAAGATCAGCGCGACGCTGACCGGCTCGGCGACGCTGGTGGACAAGGTCCGCGAGTTCGGGATTCCGGGAACCTACGATCCGGAGACCGACGAGTGCACCGCCGGTGCCGATCCGGGCTACGGCGGCCGGCACGTGGCCGCCGATGTCGAAGGGCTGACGATCTTCGACGACGGTGACGGTGAGGGCTACCTGCTGGCCTCGAGCCAGGGCAACAACACCTTCGTCGCCTACGACCGCGAGGGCTCCAACCCGTACCTGACGAACTTCCGGGTGGCCCCGGGCAGCACGGTCGACGGGTCCGAGGAGTGTGACGGGGCGATGGTGTCGAGCGCGTCGTTCGGCAGCGCGTACCCCGACGGTCTGCTCGTCGTCCAGGACGGCTTCAACGCCCCGGACGTGATCGGCGACGACGGCGAGCCGCGGGCGAACACCAACTTCAAGTTCGTCAGCTGGGACGACGTGGCCGACGAGACCGGCCTCGACGACTGA
- a CDS encoding HAD family hydrolase, producing MDQLTRPAALLLDFGGVLVATSKRPGWSVKLATELYGEFTDAGLTGLTAADLRADIEAGAAADAHWKNAMSRPAAPRELTHREFWADFVAADWPSAQRSWVIAHATALCKRMGELRQDREHRDGIPELLEAARAAGIPVAVVSNALSGAVHRDYVERTGLGKELAVQIYSDEVGIRKPNPEMILIASRALDVPVERCWYVGDHFDRDVVCGRRAGAGATILMEAPGTYRRPYVVRDVPDAVVPDAVALRTLLLAHLTEESDDHHRR from the coding sequence ATGGATCAGCTGACCAGGCCGGCCGCACTCCTGCTCGACTTCGGCGGGGTGCTGGTCGCCACCAGCAAACGCCCGGGCTGGTCCGTCAAACTCGCCACCGAGCTGTACGGCGAATTCACCGACGCCGGACTCACCGGATTGACCGCGGCGGACCTGCGGGCCGACATCGAGGCCGGAGCAGCCGCCGACGCACACTGGAAGAACGCGATGTCGCGGCCCGCCGCGCCCCGGGAGCTCACCCATCGCGAGTTCTGGGCCGACTTCGTTGCTGCCGACTGGCCGTCCGCGCAGCGTTCCTGGGTGATCGCGCATGCCACCGCGCTGTGCAAGCGGATGGGCGAGCTGCGCCAGGACCGGGAGCACCGCGACGGCATCCCCGAGCTGCTCGAGGCGGCGCGGGCCGCCGGAATCCCGGTCGCCGTGGTGAGTAACGCGCTCAGCGGCGCCGTCCACCGCGACTACGTCGAGCGGACCGGACTCGGCAAGGAGCTCGCCGTGCAGATCTACAGCGACGAGGTCGGGATCCGGAAGCCCAATCCGGAGATGATCCTGATCGCGAGCCGGGCCCTCGACGTCCCGGTCGAGCGGTGCTGGTACGTCGGGGACCACTTCGACCGCGACGTGGTCTGCGGCCGCCGCGCCGGCGCCGGCGCCACGATCCTGATGGAGGCACCCGGTACGTATCGGCGTCCGTACGTCGTCCGGGACGTGCCGGACGCCGTCGTACCCGATGCCGTTGCCCTGCGCACCCTCCTGCTCGCACACCTGACCGAGGAGTCCGATGACCACCACCGCAGGTAG
- a CDS encoding ABC transporter substrate-binding protein, translated as MTSRTSRRRPLRTGLAAGLASGTVLAALAVAGCAPSTATDGATSGDGGDAALAEPVVDKDFDLAALIAAAKQEGSVTVYDSTGDIKKVAEAFEAKYGIKTTGVKSDVGDTLEKMTREAQAKNVTIDLTLYENGPTLVGQLLPQKTVYTWIPADLADQVEAKNRNPLMVLSKANVWIYNPQVFPSGCPVDNLWDLTSPEWKGKVTLQDPLGKPNIVEWFNQMSSGYDEELRAAYKAETGEDLTTTEESAAHEWVKRLAKNQPVLTSADDDVSAAVAAPNQTEERIGLVSIAKFRDVKGKNYKMKVCDTLKPYVGYQYPKFAAIATGSTHPNAAKLFVHFVLTEEGITPEMGSGGISGNKSVPPSKNNPPGLTDWDKQLIRFDSAKLLADHRAAQPMQDHWRLNHH; from the coding sequence ATGACCAGTAGGACCAGCCGCCGGCGTCCTCTCCGCACCGGCCTCGCCGCCGGCCTCGCCTCGGGCACTGTCCTCGCGGCGCTGGCCGTCGCGGGCTGCGCGCCGTCCACCGCGACCGACGGAGCCACCAGCGGCGACGGAGGTGATGCCGCGCTCGCGGAACCGGTCGTGGACAAGGACTTCGACCTCGCCGCGCTGATCGCCGCCGCGAAGCAGGAGGGCTCCGTCACCGTCTACGACAGCACCGGCGACATCAAGAAGGTCGCCGAGGCGTTCGAGGCGAAGTACGGCATCAAGACGACCGGGGTGAAGTCCGACGTGGGCGACACCCTGGAGAAGATGACCCGCGAGGCGCAGGCGAAGAACGTCACGATCGACCTCACCCTGTACGAGAACGGGCCGACACTCGTCGGGCAGCTGCTCCCCCAGAAGACCGTCTACACCTGGATCCCCGCGGACCTGGCCGACCAGGTCGAGGCGAAGAACCGCAACCCGTTGATGGTGCTGTCCAAGGCCAACGTCTGGATCTACAACCCGCAGGTCTTCCCGTCCGGCTGCCCGGTCGACAACCTGTGGGACCTGACGTCGCCGGAGTGGAAGGGCAAGGTCACGCTGCAGGATCCGTTGGGCAAACCCAACATCGTCGAGTGGTTCAACCAGATGAGCTCCGGGTACGACGAGGAGCTCCGCGCGGCGTACAAGGCCGAGACCGGCGAGGACCTGACCACGACCGAGGAGTCCGCCGCGCACGAATGGGTCAAGCGACTCGCCAAGAACCAGCCGGTCCTGACGTCGGCCGACGACGACGTGTCCGCCGCGGTCGCGGCGCCGAACCAGACCGAGGAACGGATCGGCCTGGTCTCGATCGCCAAGTTCCGTGACGTCAAGGGCAAGAACTACAAGATGAAGGTCTGCGACACCCTCAAGCCGTACGTCGGCTACCAGTACCCCAAGTTCGCGGCGATCGCGACCGGCAGCACCCACCCGAACGCGGCCAAGCTGTTCGTGCACTTCGTCCTGACCGAAGAGGGCATCACCCCGGAGATGGGATCTGGTGGGATCTCCGGCAACAAGTCGGTGCCGCCGAGCAAGAACAACCCGCCGGGACTGACCGACTGGGACAAGCAACTCATCCGGTTCGACTCCGCGAAGCTGCTCGCGGATCACCGTGCGGCGCAGCCGATGCAGGACCACTGGCGTCTCAACCACCACTGA